One genomic segment of Balneolaceae bacterium includes these proteins:
- a CDS encoding nuclear transport factor 2 family protein — protein MDSQKKKLLEETYERIINVGLCIVPYEDLSDLAAPELMLFGTTKDEKVFSFNELDAMFKSQYEQMDGFMPSLDRKRLFTRISDDGNNAFITEEITLTIASDKVANYIYMRTSCVMEYIDNLWKLSHWHASTPVDTENDHWHLEEWKREKEKLQKLVDQQTADLKSKNRELEIEAAIERVRARTMAMKHSDELTEASEVLDQQVRALGIETWGCAFHIYADDPEGDYEWFSSREGSLPFYKTPREKFFLSFYEKGQAGETFHVEEFIGEDCKEHYDYLMALPVIGDALGEIVDAGGSLPDSQYDHVAFFKHGYVLFITYEPVPEAHDVFKRFAKVFEQTYTRFLDLQKAEEQAREAQIEAALERVRGRSMGMHKSEELVEVVRQLKKEIMELGIDIDVIQIVIDFTDDPLDGLNDWVSVEGRRYLETFHIPFIEHPITTKFYETLNNDLGTFTAKYSKAEKNAYFKLLFKHSDFKDTPEERKNFILNAPGWVICGVILKNSSMKFARYNLKEFTIEEVEIFKRLGKVFGQAYTRFLDLQRAEEQARKAEIEAALERVRARSMVMHHSTELIEVVRLLDREIKGLGIQNVDATQIATDLSDPDEGVNVSKQYIKRAKKAAECC, from the coding sequence ATGGATTCTCAAAAGAAAAAATTATTGGAAGAGACCTACGAACGAATCATAAATGTGGGCCTGTGCATCGTACCGTATGAGGATTTATCCGATCTCGCTGCTCCTGAACTGATGTTGTTTGGCACTACAAAAGATGAAAAAGTTTTCTCATTCAATGAGTTAGACGCGATGTTTAAATCCCAGTATGAACAAATGGACGGCTTTATGCCCTCGCTTGATCGTAAACGGCTTTTCACCCGAATATCAGACGATGGAAACAACGCCTTTATCACAGAAGAGATAACCCTTACTATTGCATCAGATAAGGTTGCCAATTACATCTACATGCGCACCAGCTGCGTGATGGAATATATTGACAACCTGTGGAAACTGTCCCACTGGCATGCTTCCACACCCGTTGATACGGAAAATGATCACTGGCACCTGGAGGAGTGGAAGCGGGAAAAAGAGAAACTTCAAAAGCTGGTTGATCAGCAGACGGCCGATCTTAAAAGCAAAAACCGGGAGCTGGAGATTGAAGCCGCAATAGAGCGTGTTCGGGCGCGGACCATGGCCATGAAGCACTCCGATGAGCTGACGGAAGCTTCAGAAGTTTTGGATCAGCAGGTACGTGCGCTCGGTATCGAAACTTGGGGCTGTGCATTCCATATTTATGCAGATGATCCGGAAGGCGACTATGAATGGTTCAGCAGCCGCGAAGGATCGTTGCCCTTTTATAAAACACCTCGTGAAAAATTCTTCCTGTCGTTTTACGAAAAAGGGCAAGCAGGCGAAACCTTTCATGTAGAGGAGTTCATAGGAGAAGACTGCAAAGAGCATTACGACTACCTGATGGCCCTGCCCGTGATCGGTGACGCACTCGGAGAGATTGTAGATGCCGGCGGGTCCCTGCCCGATTCGCAGTATGATCATGTTGCTTTCTTCAAACATGGCTACGTCCTGTTCATCACCTACGAACCGGTGCCGGAAGCTCATGATGTTTTTAAACGTTTTGCCAAGGTTTTCGAACAGACCTACACCCGCTTCCTGGACCTCCAAAAAGCCGAAGAACAGGCCCGTGAAGCCCAAATTGAAGCAGCTCTTGAAAGGGTTAGGGGTCGATCAATGGGGATGCATAAAAGCGAAGAGTTGGTTGAAGTGGTTCGTCAACTCAAAAAGGAGATCATGGAGTTGGGAATTGATATCGATGTTATACAGATCGTTATTGACTTCACTGACGATCCACTTGATGGATTGAATGATTGGGTTTCTGTTGAGGGACGGCGGTATCTTGAAACATTTCATATACCATTTATAGAGCATCCAATCACTACAAAATTTTATGAGACGCTTAATAATGATCTTGGAACTTTCACAGCAAAATATTCAAAGGCTGAAAAGAACGCCTATTTCAAATTATTATTCAAGCATTCTGATTTTAAAGACACTCCGGAGGAAAGAAAGAATTTCATTCTAAACGCCCCCGGGTGGGTAATTTGTGGCGTAATTTTAAAAAACTCCTCGATGAAGTTTGCTCGATATAACCTCAAAGAGTTTACCATAGAAGAAGTAGAAATATTTAAACGCTTAGGAAAAGTATTTGGGCAAGCCTACACCCGTTTTCTCGACCTCCAAAGAGCTGAAGAACAGGCTAGAAAAGCAGAAATTGAAGCGGCTTTGGAACGAGTTCGTGCACGTTCCATGGTGATGCACCACAGTACTGAATTGATCGAGGTGGTTCGACTTCTTGACCGAGAGATCAAAGGACTGGGAATTCAGAATGTTGATGCGACACAGATAGCCACAGATCTTTCAGATCCTGATGAAGGAGTGAATGTTAGCAAGCAATACATAAAAAGAGCCAAAAAAGCGGCTGAATGTTGTTGA
- a CDS encoding NAD-dependent epimerase/dehydratase family protein has translation MKTAGIIGGSGYIGSYVTKAFLENGFSVKVSATDIKKKKKYQHLKTLPGADNLKIISLDTRDIDSLRSFVDGCDVVVHGGTPFQLDVQDPAKELFEPTIKGTENFLTVINETPSVKKVVIIASVASYNTGYPMPVAGRSPDHLYTESDEPHLNEEGHPYAQAKYYADQVVQAFIKDYPESDKQIVSVYPVGVMGPALSERDDSTSMGLQYLFKHKIAPNPFVQMLYDHDMEFAIVDVRDVAEGIYRAATTDGLHGKQYYLSNESWKVSDISRMLNNEPVVEKPRFVYSGKKAEQDLGLSYKPAHVSFGDYTAASED, from the coding sequence ATGAAAACAGCAGGCATAATCGGCGGGTCGGGATACATCGGCAGTTACGTCACAAAAGCATTCCTTGAGAATGGGTTCAGCGTTAAAGTATCGGCGACAGACATTAAAAAGAAGAAGAAGTACCAGCATTTAAAAACGTTACCCGGTGCGGATAATCTTAAGATTATTTCGCTGGATACCCGTGACATCGATTCTCTCAGGTCATTTGTAGATGGCTGTGATGTTGTGGTGCACGGCGGCACGCCATTTCAGCTCGATGTACAAGATCCGGCGAAAGAGCTGTTTGAACCGACCATTAAGGGCACTGAGAACTTTCTGACGGTAATCAATGAGACGCCATCCGTGAAGAAGGTGGTGATCATTGCATCTGTTGCTTCTTACAATACCGGCTACCCTATGCCGGTGGCAGGACGCTCACCTGATCATCTCTACACGGAAAGCGATGAGCCTCACCTTAACGAAGAAGGACATCCATACGCACAGGCCAAATATTATGCCGATCAGGTGGTACAGGCGTTTATCAAAGATTATCCTGAATCTGATAAACAGATTGTAAGTGTCTACCCGGTTGGCGTGATGGGCCCTGCCCTCTCCGAGCGGGATGATTCAACGTCCATGGGACTTCAGTACTTGTTCAAGCATAAGATCGCACCCAATCCTTTTGTACAAATGCTATATGATCATGATATGGAATTTGCCATTGTGGATGTGCGCGATGTGGCTGAGGGAATTTACAGGGCAGCAACGACAGACGGCCTGCATGGAAAACAGTACTACCTGAGCAACGAGAGCTGGAAAGTGTCGGACATCTCACGAATGCTGAATAATGAACCGGTCGTTGAAAAGCCCCGGTTTGTGTACAGCGGCAAAAAAGCCGAACAAGATTTGGGGCTATCATACAAACCCGCTCACGTTTCGTTCGGTGATTACACTGCGGCAAGCGAAGATTAG
- a CDS encoding IS1380 family transposase: MHITKSSDKITPFGGLDFCLESFHTCGLAGLIDRHLGPRGQTAGFSYSDIVANLMSVLFTGGDCAEDLAEHLREPLHRTRGLSPCSPDTLLRGVKQLACDSRQLTHPTSGVNHTFNINEPLNELLVKALRTTGQLSNRRCYTLDYDNKVIETEKWDAVRTYKKCTGYQPGVASIEGMPVSIEGRSGNSQASFAQHETLDRLFERLNAHDVSIGRFRADSASYQQDVVDLVQPHTNQFYIRAKRSAEMLRQIAAIDQDDWRSVKLNWQPMDVAELADWRPFDGQTSYRLIVSRIKRDDQQGDLFSESAYTYRAILTNDRESSPEEIVAFYNKRGASERVFDIMGNDFSWSRLPCSFLSQNTAFMILTAIIANFYRYILSLYSKRIPWLKVTYRLKKFIFRFISVPAKWIRSGRQNILKLYTGKGYELLLE, translated from the coding sequence ATGCATATTACAAAATCATCGGATAAGATAACACCATTTGGCGGATTAGATTTTTGTTTGGAAAGTTTTCATACGTGCGGGCTGGCGGGACTGATTGACCGGCACCTCGGCCCGAGAGGTCAAACGGCCGGGTTTTCCTACAGCGATATTGTTGCCAACCTCATGAGCGTATTGTTTACCGGCGGGGACTGCGCCGAGGATCTGGCCGAGCACCTGCGCGAGCCCCTCCACCGCACGCGGGGCCTCTCGCCGTGCAGCCCCGACACGCTGCTTCGCGGGGTCAAGCAGCTGGCCTGCGACTCCCGCCAGCTTACTCATCCAACCAGCGGTGTGAACCACACGTTCAACATCAATGAGCCGCTAAACGAATTGTTGGTGAAAGCCTTGCGGACCACCGGACAACTCAGCAACCGGCGCTGCTATACTCTGGACTATGACAACAAGGTTATTGAAACCGAGAAATGGGATGCGGTGCGAACCTACAAGAAGTGCACCGGCTATCAGCCGGGGGTTGCCAGCATTGAGGGCATGCCGGTAAGCATCGAAGGACGAAGCGGCAACAGCCAGGCGAGCTTTGCCCAGCACGAAACCCTCGACCGACTGTTCGAACGGCTGAATGCCCATGATGTGAGCATTGGCCGCTTTCGGGCCGATTCAGCTTCCTATCAACAGGACGTCGTTGATCTGGTGCAACCCCATACCAACCAGTTCTACATCCGGGCCAAACGCTCGGCGGAGATGCTCCGACAGATTGCGGCGATCGACCAGGACGACTGGAGGTCGGTGAAGCTGAACTGGCAGCCGATGGATGTAGCCGAGCTGGCCGACTGGCGGCCCTTTGACGGGCAAACCTCCTATCGGCTGATCGTCAGCCGCATCAAACGAGACGACCAGCAGGGCGATCTGTTCAGCGAGTCTGCCTACACCTACCGGGCCATTCTAACCAACGATCGTGAGAGCTCCCCGGAGGAAATTGTTGCCTTCTACAACAAACGCGGAGCCAGTGAGCGGGTCTTTGATATCATGGGCAACGATTTTAGCTGGTCGCGGCTGCCCTGCTCGTTCCTCTCGCAGAACACGGCCTTTATGATTCTCACGGCCATCATCGCCAACTTCTATCGTTACATCCTCAGCCTCTACTCAAAGCGCATCCCCTGGCTGAAGGTCACCTACCGGCTTAAAAAGTTTATCTTTCGATTCATTAGCGTTCCCGCCAAGTGGATTCGCTCAGGCAGGCAGAATATCCTTAAACTCTACACCGGTAAGGGCTACGAGCTGCTTCTGGAGTAG
- a CDS encoding ATP-binding protein, whose translation MGMQSSDELPEVANLLFLEVQALGIPAWSCGYCILLDDGKSSTCIMSSEGTLQKPFMLPHSGEASFIEWDDFVQSEETFFTQELGGKAIESHYNFMKSLPQLTPIFRELEEAGLSLPTYQINHLCKISHGFLLFITYEPVPDAHDIFKRFTNVFEQTYTRFLDLKKAEKLALETARQSSLDRIRAEIGSMRSAGDLNQITPIIWDELKTLDIPFIRCGVFIIDEENGISHTYLSTSQGEPIAALHLPIEGISLVENAVEAWRKRKIYTEHWDKQDFRDWSQNLIDRGFIDSKKKYEAGSAPETLDLHFLPFKHGMLYIGNTESLSQEKLDLGQSMAKAFSVAYDRYEDFNKLEQAKQKIEEAFRELEAAKDQLVQQEKLASLGQLTAGIAHEIKNPLNFVNNFSDLSIELVEEVREEVKTQKAKVKRNIPSPGGEGQGEGEQGSETDLILDILNDIEANLRKIHEHGTRADGIVKSMLQHSRGGEGKMEPTDVNALIKEYANLAFHGMRAGKEPINVDIDLQLDKDVGEIPMIAEDFSRVILNIVNNAFDAMKEKALSPNPSPAGEGRRGEGEYSPKLTVRTKKKDEAITIEIQDNGPGIPDDIKDKILQPFFTTKKGTAGTGLGLSITNDIIKAHGGDLSIDTNQGKGTTFIISLR comes from the coding sequence ATGGGCATGCAGTCCAGTGATGAACTGCCGGAAGTGGCCAACCTCCTGTTTTTAGAAGTGCAGGCGCTGGGTATTCCGGCATGGAGCTGTGGATATTGCATTTTATTGGACGATGGCAAGTCGAGCACCTGTATCATGAGCAGTGAGGGTACACTTCAAAAGCCTTTTATGCTGCCTCACTCAGGAGAAGCTTCGTTCATTGAATGGGACGATTTTGTCCAGAGTGAGGAAACGTTTTTTACCCAGGAATTGGGAGGAAAAGCCATTGAGAGTCACTACAATTTCATGAAATCTCTTCCGCAGCTGACTCCGATTTTCAGGGAACTTGAAGAAGCCGGGCTATCTCTCCCCACTTATCAGATCAATCACCTCTGCAAGATTTCTCACGGATTTCTCCTGTTCATCACATATGAACCGGTTCCGGATGCTCACGACATTTTCAAACGCTTTACGAATGTATTTGAGCAAACTTACACTCGCTTTCTCGATCTGAAAAAAGCTGAAAAACTGGCCCTCGAAACCGCACGCCAATCCTCTCTTGATCGTATTCGCGCTGAAATAGGCTCCATGCGGAGTGCGGGGGACTTGAATCAAATTACTCCCATTATCTGGGATGAACTCAAAACGCTGGACATTCCCTTCATCCGTTGCGGCGTGTTTATTATCGATGAGGAGAACGGTATCAGCCACACTTACCTGAGTACTTCTCAAGGCGAGCCGATTGCCGCTCTTCACCTTCCCATTGAGGGAATTTCGTTGGTTGAGAATGCCGTTGAAGCCTGGCGAAAAAGAAAAATTTACACTGAACACTGGGACAAACAGGATTTTCGCGATTGGTCTCAAAACCTGATCGACCGCGGGTTCATTGATTCCAAGAAGAAATACGAAGCCGGTTCCGCCCCGGAAACCCTCGACCTGCATTTCCTGCCCTTTAAACACGGAATGTTGTATATCGGCAATACCGAATCTCTCTCACAAGAGAAGCTGGATCTCGGTCAATCCATGGCTAAAGCTTTTTCCGTTGCGTACGATCGGTACGAAGACTTCAACAAACTCGAACAGGCCAAACAGAAAATAGAGGAAGCCTTCCGGGAGCTTGAAGCTGCGAAAGACCAGCTCGTTCAACAAGAAAAACTCGCAAGCCTCGGCCAACTCACGGCTGGAATTGCTCACGAGATCAAGAATCCACTCAATTTTGTGAATAATTTTTCGGATTTGAGTATTGAGTTGGTTGAGGAAGTACGAGAAGAAGTGAAAACGCAAAAGGCAAAAGTGAAAAGAAACATCCCCTCTCCCGGGGGAGAGGGCCAGGGTGAGGGCGAACAAGGCAGCGAAACCGACCTCATCCTCGACATCCTCAACGACATCGAAGCCAATCTCCGCAAAATCCATGAACACGGCACCCGCGCCGATGGTATTGTAAAATCGATGCTTCAGCATTCCCGCGGCGGAGAGGGCAAGATGGAGCCGACCGATGTCAATGCCCTCATCAAAGAATACGCAAACCTGGCATTTCATGGAATGCGTGCCGGGAAAGAGCCGATTAATGTTGATATTGATCTGCAATTGGATAAGGATGTTGGCGAAATCCCAATGATTGCAGAAGACTTTAGCCGGGTGATTTTGAATATTGTGAATAATGCGTTTGATGCGATGAAGGAAAAGGCCCTCTCCCCCAACCCCTCTCCCGCGGGAGAGGGGCGAAGGGGTGAGGGCGAATACAGCCCAAAACTTACCGTCCGAACGAAGAAAAAAGACGAAGCCATCACTATAGAAATACAGGACAACGGCCCTGGAATTCCAGACGATATCAAAGACAAAATCCTGCAACCGTTTTTTACCACGAAGAAAGGAACGGCGGGTACCGGGCTTGGGCTTAGTATTACCAACGATATTATTAAAGCGCATGGTGGTGATCTGTCGATTGATACGAACCAGGGAAAAGGAACAACATTTATTATTTCTCTTCGGTAA
- a CDS encoding two-component regulator propeller domain-containing protein: protein MQFLKGVIFAVLCLLAIDAFSQQVNFRHLTIDDGLSQNAVYSILQDSRGFMWFGTKDGLNRYDGRNFVVYQHDPFDLTTISDAFVMKLYEDSRGRIWTGSISGDINIFQRETEIFCKIPMENESGEKVTTNEITDIAEGPDGTIWIATKGDGLFNILVDGDIGCNYNYRRFLHDPADDRSLNSNRVGNLYFDEHETFWIGTEEGLNQFDESSQSFTRTLFETKHPDATEGSGGYKITAMHVSRAGDFWIGVQSGLVKFDRNSGNYEFYPNLYEVLEYGWGSINSIVEDQTEMFWLGTVAGLMRFDPSTKQYTYYRHDPFNPQSLSYNIISSLLIDSTGILWAGTSGLGINILDFKANRFPTLVRKPDSSSRIAGFSIRSILEDNSGDVWISADVLYRWNRETGELKSYETTSDLIDNFGNTNAYSIIQASDGILWFASSQGLFRHNPDTNETRLYKHSPGNETGLKHQEVNAVFEARDGTIWIATHNYFSRITDEQTGTFQHFQYRSSEYSIGIARPVIFQDLDGIFWLGTADGLVRFDSNTQTYSTYRNDPANPNSLRNNHIKSILEDPAQPDTYLWVGTSGGLHKFDYRNSTFEHYSVQDGLPNEVVYAILPDDDGNLWLSTNKGLSRFNPQTNTFRNFDVQDGLQSNEFNTGAYFRSNSGELFFGGIQGLNYFYPDKIFDNPHQPPVVLTQIKLGNRPISNKTDPDLLTASVSAIDQMTFSHRDDVITFEFAALDYSAPDKNQYAYMLEGFNNNWIQSGQLASATYTNLPHGKYTLRVKGSNNDGIWNEEGLALAVIVTPPWWHTQWAYGIYVVLFLTALYSLRYYEMARLNLKNQLKIEKVQTDSLRNLNQLKSHFFANISHEFRTPLTLILGQTETLLQTEENRSKKEKLLSVNTNAERLLDLINQLLDLSKLEAGKLQLKTKQQNMVSFLKNLLFSFESLAESNQIQLNFYSSRAMIPMKFDAEKMEQIFLNLLSNAFKFTGNGGHIDVSINIPEPEWFEIRIKDSGIGIPEDRLPYIFDRFYQVDQSGTRKYEGTGIGLSLAHELVELHNGSISVISEEGAGTEFVIKLPLKKADIQEQIEAETQVQASTDVGAGSLQLPDFSALLSKNEEIVLIVEDNAEVRSFIREQLEEEYTVLEAANGVEGIEISQETIPDLIITDLMMPEMDGYQFSKDIRNNEKTSHIPLIMLTARAGMDSKIEGLETGIDAYLTKPYHIRELQTRVRSLIEQRKNLKKRFSTATYFKPAVIAESTVDQAFLEKAIDIIDQHLQEEEYRVENLAQELNMSSSQLNRKLKALVDQPAGTFIRSVRFQRSVELLNQTDKTIAEICYEVGFNDQAYFSRAFKKQFGKTPSAFRKLSI from the coding sequence ATGCAATTTTTAAAAGGGGTCATATTTGCAGTTCTTTGCCTGCTTGCTATCGATGCTTTCTCGCAGCAGGTAAACTTCCGTCACTTAACCATCGATGATGGCCTGTCTCAAAATGCCGTCTACTCTATTCTTCAGGACAGCCGGGGTTTTATGTGGTTCGGCACCAAAGACGGACTGAATCGCTACGACGGACGTAATTTTGTGGTCTACCAGCACGACCCCTTCGATTTAACCACCATTTCTGATGCGTTTGTAATGAAGTTATATGAAGACAGCCGTGGCCGTATCTGGACGGGTTCGATATCGGGTGATATCAACATCTTTCAGAGAGAAACTGAAATTTTCTGTAAAATTCCAATGGAAAATGAGTCGGGTGAAAAAGTAACGACCAATGAAATTACGGATATTGCAGAGGGACCCGATGGCACGATCTGGATAGCGACCAAAGGTGACGGGCTTTTTAACATCCTTGTTGATGGCGATATCGGCTGCAATTACAATTACCGGCGATTTTTGCACGATCCGGCCGACGACCGAAGCCTGAACAGTAACCGGGTTGGGAATCTGTATTTTGATGAACATGAAACATTTTGGATTGGTACTGAGGAGGGCCTCAATCAGTTTGATGAATCCAGCCAATCATTTACCCGAACTCTGTTTGAAACCAAACACCCGGATGCAACTGAAGGCTCAGGCGGATACAAAATCACTGCAATGCATGTCAGCCGCGCCGGTGATTTTTGGATCGGAGTTCAAAGCGGCCTTGTGAAATTTGACCGGAATTCCGGTAACTATGAGTTTTATCCAAATCTATATGAAGTACTTGAATATGGCTGGGGAAGTATTAATAGTATAGTGGAAGATCAAACAGAGATGTTTTGGCTGGGTACAGTTGCGGGACTGATGCGCTTTGATCCATCAACAAAACAATACACCTATTATCGCCACGATCCTTTCAATCCACAATCTCTCAGTTATAACATCATCTCCAGTCTGTTGATAGATAGCACCGGAATTCTGTGGGCGGGAACCTCAGGCCTTGGTATTAATATCCTTGATTTCAAGGCAAACCGGTTTCCAACTCTCGTTAGAAAACCTGATTCCTCCTCCCGAATTGCAGGTTTTAGTATTCGCTCCATTTTAGAGGATAACTCGGGCGATGTATGGATCAGTGCGGATGTTCTTTACCGGTGGAATCGGGAAACAGGAGAACTGAAAAGCTATGAAACCACCTCTGACCTGATAGATAATTTCGGTAATACCAATGCCTATTCCATTATTCAGGCCTCGGATGGAATACTTTGGTTTGCGTCATCTCAGGGTTTATTCAGGCATAATCCAGACACAAATGAAACCAGGCTGTATAAACATTCTCCGGGAAATGAAACGGGTTTGAAACACCAGGAAGTCAATGCTGTTTTTGAAGCCCGGGACGGCACCATCTGGATTGCAACTCACAACTACTTTAGCAGAATAACGGATGAGCAAACAGGTACATTTCAACACTTTCAGTATCGTTCATCAGAATACTCAATCGGGATAGCAAGGCCGGTAATTTTTCAGGATCTGGATGGAATATTCTGGCTGGGAACAGCCGATGGCCTGGTACGTTTTGATTCCAATACTCAAACATATTCAACCTATCGTAACGACCCTGCGAATCCAAATAGCTTACGCAATAACCACATCAAATCCATTCTTGAAGATCCGGCTCAGCCCGACACGTACCTATGGGTCGGCACCTCCGGAGGGCTGCATAAGTTTGATTACAGAAACAGTACGTTTGAACACTACTCCGTGCAGGATGGCCTCCCCAATGAAGTGGTATATGCAATTCTGCCTGATGACGATGGCAATCTTTGGCTCAGCACCAACAAAGGCCTTTCCCGGTTCAATCCTCAAACAAATACTTTTCGGAATTTTGATGTGCAAGACGGCCTCCAGAGCAATGAGTTTAACACAGGTGCCTATTTTCGGAGTAACAGCGGAGAGCTATTTTTTGGCGGAATCCAGGGGCTCAACTATTTTTACCCGGATAAAATTTTTGATAATCCACACCAGCCGCCGGTTGTGCTTACTCAAATTAAATTGGGTAACCGGCCCATCTCAAACAAAACAGATCCCGATTTATTAACTGCATCTGTTTCAGCAATAGATCAAATGACGTTTTCCCACCGCGATGATGTGATCACATTTGAGTTTGCCGCGCTTGATTATTCTGCCCCCGATAAAAACCAATACGCGTACATGCTCGAGGGATTTAATAACAACTGGATACAATCCGGACAGCTTGCATCTGCAACCTACACCAACCTGCCTCATGGTAAGTATACACTGAGGGTGAAAGGCTCTAATAACGATGGAATCTGGAACGAAGAGGGATTGGCACTGGCCGTGATTGTAACTCCCCCATGGTGGCATACCCAGTGGGCGTATGGAATATATGTAGTACTCTTTCTAACAGCCCTTTATTCCCTCCGTTACTACGAAATGGCCCGTTTAAACCTTAAAAATCAGCTTAAGATCGAGAAAGTTCAGACCGACTCGCTCCGAAATCTCAATCAGCTGAAATCCCATTTCTTTGCTAATATTTCTCACGAATTCAGAACTCCGCTAACTCTCATTCTGGGACAGACCGAAACCCTTCTTCAAACGGAGGAGAACCGCAGTAAAAAAGAGAAATTACTCTCCGTTAATACCAACGCAGAACGGCTGCTTGACCTGATCAATCAGCTTCTTGATTTGTCAAAACTGGAGGCCGGTAAGCTGCAGCTGAAGACAAAGCAACAGAACATGGTTTCATTCCTGAAGAATCTGCTTTTTTCTTTTGAATCGCTTGCAGAATCAAATCAGATCCAGCTCAATTTCTACTCTTCCCGCGCGATGATTCCCATGAAGTTCGATGCGGAAAAAATGGAGCAGATCTTTTTAAACCTGTTGTCAAACGCGTTCAAGTTTACCGGAAATGGCGGCCATATAGACGTTTCTATAAACATCCCCGAACCGGAATGGTTTGAAATTCGGATAAAGGATTCCGGAATTGGTATTCCCGAGGACCGGCTGCCATATATTTTTGACCGCTTTTACCAGGTTGATCAGTCCGGCACCCGCAAATATGAAGGGACGGGCATTGGACTATCGCTGGCTCACGAATTGGTGGAGCTCCATAACGGCTCCATCAGTGTAATTAGTGAGGAGGGAGCGGGAACAGAATTTGTGATTAAGCTACCTCTTAAGAAAGCGGATATTCAAGAACAGATAGAAGCAGAAACTCAAGTTCAGGCATCTACTGATGTTGGAGCGGGTAGCCTTCAATTGCCGGATTTCTCCGCCCTGTTGTCTAAAAACGAGGAAATTGTACTGATCGTAGAAGACAATGCCGAGGTTCGTTCCTTTATCCGTGAACAGCTCGAAGAGGAGTATACCGTGCTGGAAGCTGCAAACGGAGTGGAAGGTATTGAAATTTCTCAGGAAACGATACCCGACCTGATTATCACCGACTTGATGATGCCTGAAATGGATGGATATCAGTTCAGTAAAGATATTCGGAATAATGAGAAAACCAGTCACATTCCGTTAATTATGCTCACAGCCAGGGCTGGAATGGACTCAAAAATTGAGGGCCTGGAAACCGGAATTGATGCCTACCTGACCAAGCCCTATCATATCCGCGAATTACAAACAAGGGTGAGAAGCCTCATTGAACAGCGTAAAAACCTGAAAAAGCGGTTCAGTACAGCTACCTACTTTAAGCCTGCAGTCATTGCAGAAAGCACGGTGGATCAGGCTTTCCTGGAAAAAGCGATTGATATAATCGACCAACACCTTCAAGAGGAAGAGTACCGGGTTGAAAATTTAGCACAAGAATTGAACATGAGCAGCTCCCAGCTCAATAGAAAATTGAAAGCTCTTGTGGATCAGCCCGCCGGCACCTTTATCCGGTCTGTCCGGTTTCAGCGCTCGGTTGAACTTCTCAATCAGACGGATAAGACCATCGCCGAGATCTGTTACGAAGTAGGATTTAATGACCAGGCATACTTCTCTCGCGCTTTCAAAAAACAGTTCGGTAAAACCCCATCGGCATTCAGGAAGCTTTCTATTTAA